Proteins encoded together in one Amblyomma americanum isolate KBUSLIRL-KWMA chromosome 1, ASM5285725v1, whole genome shotgun sequence window:
- the LOC144104851 gene encoding uncharacterized protein LOC144104851 isoform X1 translates to MRQHNSQSGADRRTCEFEEELAEIFEKAHSINPPYLLGPGLLRSVQDSQAEPAASPQPGPSRVTATASPIPGSSQPSTSRGSTTAGDSQPPSPSAQPSPLQQQPGPARKRPRTDTSRAVLESAGAHLEVAEANRQQRHRERMALEGRKVAAVERRTAALERVAAALERRELVSLCSPIHAPAHPQLISQFIPQSVLQSALQALLTIMLSFNVSFFV, encoded by the exons ATGCGACAGCATAATAGCCAGTCAGGGGCGGACCGGAGAACATGCGAGTTTGAAGA ggagctcgctgaaatttttgaaaaagcTCACAGCATCAACCCACCCTACCTGCTGGGGCCAGGACTCCTCCGGAGCGTCCAAga CAGCCAGGCTGAACCTGCAGCCAGCCCCCAGCCTGGCCCCAGCAGGGTAACTGCCACAGCGAGCCCAATTCCCGGCAGCTCGCAACCAAGCACGAGCAGGGGCAGCACTACTGCTGGCGACTCGCAGCCCCCAAGCCCATCCGCGCAGCCTAGCCCCCTGCAACAGCAACCAGGCCCAGCCAGGAAGAGGCCCAGGACAGACACCTCTCGTGCAGTGCTCGAGAGTGCCGGCGCCCATCTTGAGGTGGCCGAAGCTAACAGACAGCAGCGGCACAGGGAGCGCATGGCTCTTGAAGGGAGGAAGGTTGCTGCTGTAGAGAGGAGGACTGCAGCTCTTGAGCGGGTGGCTGCAGCACTTGAACGGCGCGAGCTTGTCTCACTCTGTTCTCCGATACATGCCCCAGCTCATCCCCAACTCATTTCCCAATTCATTCCCCAATCCGTTCTCCAGTCCGCTCTCCAAGCCCTCCTTACTATAATGCTTAGTTTTAATGTTTCGTTTTTTGTCTAG
- the LOC144104851 gene encoding uncharacterized protein LOC144104851 isoform X2 yields the protein MRQHNSQSGADRRTCEFEEELAEIFEKAHSINPPYLLGPGLLRSVQDQAEPAASPQPGPSRVTATASPIPGSSQPSTSRGSTTAGDSQPPSPSAQPSPLQQQPGPARKRPRTDTSRAVLESAGAHLEVAEANRQQRHRERMALEGRKVAAVERRTAALERVAAALERRELVSLCSPIHAPAHPQLISQFIPQSVLQSALQALLTIMLSFNVSFFV from the exons ATGCGACAGCATAATAGCCAGTCAGGGGCGGACCGGAGAACATGCGAGTTTGAAGA ggagctcgctgaaatttttgaaaaagcTCACAGCATCAACCCACCCTACCTGCTGGGGCCAGGACTCCTCCGGAGCGTCCAAga CCAGGCTGAACCTGCAGCCAGCCCCCAGCCTGGCCCCAGCAGGGTAACTGCCACAGCGAGCCCAATTCCCGGCAGCTCGCAACCAAGCACGAGCAGGGGCAGCACTACTGCTGGCGACTCGCAGCCCCCAAGCCCATCCGCGCAGCCTAGCCCCCTGCAACAGCAACCAGGCCCAGCCAGGAAGAGGCCCAGGACAGACACCTCTCGTGCAGTGCTCGAGAGTGCCGGCGCCCATCTTGAGGTGGCCGAAGCTAACAGACAGCAGCGGCACAGGGAGCGCATGGCTCTTGAAGGGAGGAAGGTTGCTGCTGTAGAGAGGAGGACTGCAGCTCTTGAGCGGGTGGCTGCAGCACTTGAACGGCGCGAGCTTGTCTCACTCTGTTCTCCGATACATGCCCCAGCTCATCCCCAACTCATTTCCCAATTCATTCCCCAATCCGTTCTCCAGTCCGCTCTCCAAGCCCTCCTTACTATAATGCTTAGTTTTAATGTTTCGTTTTTTGTCTAG